A single window of Paenibacillus sp. SYP-B4298 DNA harbors:
- a CDS encoding NYN domain-containing protein — MSRLQDILLVDGYNIIGAWPELERLKELGLEEARDRLLDLLADYQGFTGMKVYVIFDAHRVPGLGASYKQHKLTIQYTKEKETADECIERLVIELTRRGRHIYVATSDLVEQHVAFGKGALRISARELLINIEQNQKEIGSQVRSGQDGNRNSLDGIVSLDVWSRLERMRRGDS, encoded by the coding sequence ATGAGCCGTCTTCAAGATATTCTGCTGGTGGACGGATATAACATCATTGGGGCTTGGCCCGAACTCGAAAGACTCAAGGAGCTTGGGCTAGAGGAGGCACGCGACCGTCTGCTTGATCTGTTGGCAGATTATCAAGGCTTTACAGGAATGAAGGTCTATGTCATCTTCGATGCGCACCGGGTTCCAGGTCTGGGGGCTTCCTACAAGCAACATAAACTGACTATCCAATATACCAAGGAGAAGGAGACGGCCGATGAATGCATTGAGCGTCTGGTTATCGAGTTGACTCGGCGTGGACGCCATATCTATGTAGCCACCTCCGATCTGGTGGAGCAGCATGTGGCCTTTGGCAAGGGGGCGCTGCGGATTTCAGCGCGGGAGCTGCTGATCAACATCGAGCAAAATCAGAAGGAGATTGGCTCACAGGTGAGATCTGGTCAAGACGGCAACCGCAATTCATTGGATGGAATTGTGAGCTTGGACGTATGGAGCCGCTTGGAAAGAATGCGCAGAGGCGATTCCTGA
- the sigH gene encoding RNA polymerase sporulation sigma factor SigH, producing the protein MHEYDCRTDEDVVEAVREGDGIALEYLINKYKNFVRAKARSYFLIGADREDIVQEGMIGLYKSIRDFKGDKLASFKAFAELCITRQIITAIKTATRQKHIPLNSYVSLDKPIYDEDSDRTLLDVICGSRVSDPEELIINQEEFIGLEDKLAEILSDLERKVLRLYLDGRSYQEIAVDLDRHVKSIDNALQRVKRKLERYLEIRDVSG; encoded by the coding sequence ATGCACGAATATGATTGCAGAACGGATGAAGATGTGGTTGAAGCGGTCCGGGAAGGCGATGGGATTGCCCTGGAGTATTTGATTAACAAATACAAGAATTTTGTCAGGGCAAAGGCGCGTTCTTACTTTCTTATCGGAGCGGACCGAGAAGATATTGTTCAGGAAGGCATGATCGGCCTGTACAAGTCCATCCGTGATTTTAAGGGAGACAAGCTGGCTTCATTCAAGGCTTTTGCAGAGTTGTGCATAACGAGACAGATTATTACCGCCATTAAGACGGCGACCAGACAGAAACATATTCCTCTTAATTCTTATGTGTCCTTGGATAAGCCTATCTATGATGAAGACTCCGACCGTACATTATTGGATGTCATCTGTGGCTCGAGAGTATCCGACCCGGAAGAATTGATTATTAACCAAGAGGAATTCATTGGCTTGGAGGACAAGCTTGCCGAAATTCTAAGTGATCTGGAGCGCAAAGTGCTAAGGCTCTATCTTGATGGTCGTTCGTATCAGGAGATCGCTGTGGATCTAGACCGGCATGTGAAGTCGATCGATAATGCCTTGCAGCGTGTCAAGCGCAAGCTAGAGCGTTATCTGGAGATTCGTGACGTATCAGGCTAA
- the rpmG gene encoding 50S ribosomal protein L33, which yields MRVIITLACTNCKQRNYTTNKNKRNHPDRIEMKKFCKFCNEHTPHRETR from the coding sequence ATGCGGGTAATTATTACGTTGGCATGCACGAACTGCAAGCAAAGAAACTACACAACCAACAAAAACAAACGGAATCACCCCGACCGCATCGAGATGAAGAAGTTCTGCAAGTTTTGTAACGAGCATACTCCTCATCGCGAGACTCGATAG
- the secE gene encoding preprotein translocase subunit SecE: MTFLAKMKQGFGSSFAFFADAYAELKKVRWPNRKELTSYTIVVIVTVLAVGIYFWLLDIGISRLVELID; encoded by the coding sequence GTGACATTTCTAGCGAAGATGAAGCAGGGTTTTGGTTCGTCATTTGCCTTCTTTGCGGACGCCTATGCTGAGCTCAAAAAAGTTCGCTGGCCGAATCGTAAAGAGCTGACAAGCTACACAATTGTAGTTATCGTGACAGTTTTGGCCGTCGGCATTTACTTTTGGCTTCTTGACATCGGGATCTCTAGATTGGTCGAACTGATTGATTAA
- the nusG gene encoding transcription termination/antitermination protein NusG: MEKRWYVVHTYSGYENKVKTNLEKRVESMGMEDKIFRVLVPMEEEIVNKDGKKKTVMRKVYPGYVLVEMVQTDDSWYVVRNTPGVTGFVGSTGSGSKPTALLPDEVDQILKHMGIEEPKPVIEFDLKESVRVKVGPFANFVGTVEEILLDKSKLKVHVNMFGRETPLELDYTQVEKI; this comes from the coding sequence ATGGAAAAAAGATGGTATGTAGTTCACACGTATTCCGGCTATGAGAACAAGGTGAAGACGAATCTCGAGAAACGTGTAGAATCTATGGGCATGGAGGACAAGATTTTTCGTGTGCTCGTACCTATGGAAGAAGAGATCGTCAACAAAGACGGCAAGAAGAAGACCGTTATGAGGAAAGTATATCCCGGCTATGTTCTAGTCGAGATGGTGCAGACCGATGACTCTTGGTATGTTGTTCGCAACACGCCTGGTGTGACGGGCTTCGTTGGATCTACAGGGTCCGGCTCCAAGCCGACCGCATTGCTTCCAGATGAGGTAGACCAGATTCTGAAGCATATGGGCATTGAAGAGCCGAAACCGGTGATCGAATTCGATTTGAAAGAATCGGTTCGCGTCAAAGTAGGGCCTTTCGCTAATTTTGTCGGTACAGTAGAAGAGATTCTACTCGACAAGAGCAAGCTGAAGGTTCATGTTAACATGTTTGGAAGGGAAACCCCTCTTGAGCTGGACTACACTCAGGTGGAGAAGATATAA
- the rplK gene encoding 50S ribosomal protein L11 → MAKKVIKMVKLQVPAGKANPAPPIGPALGQAGVNIMAFCKEFNARTADQAGLIIPVVISVFEDRSFTFETKTPPAAVLLRVAAGIDKGSGEPNKKKVASVSRAKVREIAEQKMPDLNAASVEAAMLMIEGTARSMGVTITD, encoded by the coding sequence ATGGCAAAAAAAGTCATCAAGATGGTAAAGCTGCAAGTGCCAGCAGGTAAAGCGAATCCGGCTCCGCCGATCGGTCCAGCGCTTGGTCAAGCAGGTGTTAACATCATGGCATTCTGTAAGGAGTTCAACGCTCGTACAGCAGATCAAGCGGGATTGATTATTCCGGTTGTTATCTCGGTGTTTGAGGATCGTTCGTTCACGTTCGAGACCAAGACGCCGCCGGCTGCAGTTCTTCTTCGCGTAGCTGCTGGAATCGATAAAGGTTCAGGCGAGCCAAACAAGAAGAAAGTTGCGTCCGTTTCGCGTGCGAAAGTTCGTGAGATTGCAGAACAAAAAATGCCTGACCTGAATGCAGCGTCCGTTGAAGCGGCAATGCTGATGATCGAAGGTACAGCCCGCAGTATGGGCGTTACAATTACCGACTAA